tgtattatttatagCTTCCCACGGGCCCCCCcttcctattttattttggtttgctTTTCGGGTTTCGTGCTTGTCTACACATTTCGCACGTCACGTAGGCTCCCACCATGTTTTTATCCTTAGCATTTCCCTTCCTTTCCAGTCTTTGTCCTTTTCTTTCCTCACttgctttgctttgctttcTCTCTCACTGATTCCTCAACTTCTTCTCACTCAAGTTGCTGCAACGGTGGATTCTTAACTTGTTCAAGACCGCATTGTCTCTTCGTTTTTAAGCACacttattctttttcattttttttttctgattttatttGTACCGCTGAATCTGGGTTTCACTCTGACTACTACTgctgtttcttttccttttctttaaacCCATCACATCCATTCCTTACTAACTTTTTCCATCTTCTAAGAATCTCTGCTAGTATTGTATTCTCTTCAAAGTACTACAAATAAGCTTACACCAACGACGGTGCCTTGATTCTATTTTCGTTATCAGTAATAGCTACTAGTAGATTTCAATTTTCACTGTTACGTCATTTCCCTGGTTTCTTTTTATGGGTTTCTGAGTTCAAGCTTGTTGCTCGGTTTTTCTGCCGATTACACTATCCGCTCCCTCGTAGGCTTGAACTTCCGGTTTTTGCTAGATTTGCTTCCCCAGTTCCATTTAATCTCCCAGTGTTAGCCGTTACAGGCTTGGAACAAAGGAAGCCTAAACTAGGTAGGAAAAATATGGGGTGGATTACAGTTACTATTAGGATTGTATGTTTGTTTACCTTGTTGTGGAGTGTGAacggaattggtgtgaactggggAACACAGGCATCCCACCTTCTGCCCCCAGACACAGTAGTAAGGATGCTGAGAGAGAATGGGATTCAAAAAGTGAAGCTTTTTGATGCAGATTATGGTATACTTAAGGCTCTAGGTAAGACTGGGATTGAGGTCATGGTGGGTATCCCAAATGACATGCTCGCTTCTGTGGGTGGCAGCATGAAGGCTGCTGAGAAATGGGTTGCCAAAAATGTCTCCGAACATATCTCCTCCAATAATGTCAACATCAGGTcagctttctttctttttctcttcaattagATTCACTTCCTATCATTGTTCTTATATGTTGTTAAGATCCTTCTTGCCTAATTGTTTTTATCTGTTACTAGAATCTAGAGCTGAAGCTTCAGTAATTTAATTGTGGTGGTCTTTTGAATTTAACAACCATTTCTTATACTAAAGTGTCCTTTTGATTCCAATAATCTGATTTCACTTCACCTATCAATTTACTCTGTATTATTTGATGTGTTACTGTTGAAATCAAAGGAGGATTCCTAattaattttgcataaaaagaTGTCAATTCTCCCTAGAGATTGTGAAAGTTCtactaatgaaattgaaagtaatCGTCCTTTATGTTATGGTAGTTTAGGTctaaaaaagggtaaattgtTAGGCTAATCCTTGTTGTGCATCGTTCTAAGTGTGAGCTAGGCTTCTCAGCTTTTGCAACGTAGTAGTTTAGGTGTAAAAGTGGCAAATGGAAACTATTGCACTGGTCTTTTAAAGAGAGAGAAGGGAGGCCTGAAAAGATTTTAGTGTTCGGGTGCAAGAGGATCTCTTGCTGAGGTTGCGACTAGAGAGAGGGGTGGAATGGCTATTGACCGATGTGTATATGATACAGAAAGGATTGATATATAAAGTGTGTGTAAGGAAAGTTTCTTTAGAAACAGAGACGGGAAACTGGAACAGTCATGGGAAAACCCTAGCATGATCAGTAGAAAACCTTGTTTTACATGATCTCACGCTCTCTAAACCAATTCTTTAAATAGGTAACAGTGTGGTACTTTTCTCTCGAGGACTTGTATTTAGTTATGTGCTACCAAGCTTCTATGATCCAATTCAAATATGCTATAATACTAGCTTTTCTCTAACTAGCCGCTTCCATGGCCAGCTATTCCGCCCTCCCTCCTGTCTaccctttctcttttcctttctgGATTGCTTGTATAATATGGATTTCTATGTCACCGCATCTATGCTATCCAAATATTAATTTGGATTAAATCATGGCTTCTGTTACAATGTACATCTAAAATTTGTTCATGAGttggaaataatttattaataaattaaccaaAACTAAAAGGATATAGTCTGAGACTTACATGGTTAAAACATCCTTAAAAGGCTTGTTCCCCTCTGGAACATGGTCAATCACCTTTAGGCATGACTAGTTAGTGAAGCCATGTTTAATATGTAATTCAAATTCTGGCTGGTTTTGATTTGGATGCATTGATCTTTTCATCTCCTGtggttaaaaatgttttaagctTGATATGCGTCTATCACTGTGATTATCCTGCAAATGTGCTTGTAACTTTATTTGCTTCTCAACTTTTGCAATGACTTGTTTAAGTAGACATCGACTTCTTGGTCTTAAAATTCTTTAGCCTTGCTGTATGTGTGGCAGGGCATTTGGCTGGGAAATTTGGTTTGGATGTTGCAAGTATAATAGCTATCCTCTTGTTAACCACATAAATATCCTTTTTTGAATATCTCTTAAGATGTATATGACTACTGGCCTGCATGTCTAAAGATGTTGGACTGTGACATAAATTTTGGCTCATACTCTAGGATTGCCAAgtttcattttctaattttcatgaCTTTCTTTACAGATATGTTGCTGTTGGTAATGAACCTTTCTTAGAGACATATAATGGAAGCTATCTTCATATAACCCTCCCTGCTCTTAGTAATATCCAGTCTGCCCTGATCAAAGCTGGGATTGGCAGCCAAGTAAAGGTTACTGTTCCTCTCAATGCTGATGTTTATGCAAGTTCAAATACCTATCCGTCTGGTGGTGATTTCCGTACTGATATCTTTGACCCCATGCTTAAAATTGTCAAGTTCTTGAATGATAGTAATTCTCCCTTCACGGTGAACATCTATCCTTTTATAAGCCTCTATACTGATTCCAATTTCCCAGTTGAGTATGCATTCTTTGATGGCAACGCAACGCCTCTAAATGATGGTGGGACATTATATTACAACATGTTTGATGCTAATCTTGATACTCTTGCACATGCATTACAAAAGAATGGATTTGGAAATCTGCCCATTATAGTTGGGGAGATTGGGTGGCCCACTGATGGAGACCGAAATGCTAACATAGAATATGCTCGACGATTCAATCAAGGTTTTATGTCTCATATTTCTGGTGGGAAAGGAACCCCAATGAGACCCGTACCGATAGATGCGTATTTATTTAGCTTGATTGATGAGGATGAAAAGAGCATTGACCCAGGGAATTTTGAACGCCACTggggtattttttattttgatggacAGGTTAAATACCCTCTCAACCTTGGAACTACAAACAGTGGAGCATTAATTCCTGCAAAAGGTGTACAGTACTTGGAAAGGAAGTGGTGCGTGATGAAGCCTTCAGCCCCACTTGATGACCCACAAGTGGCACAAAGTGTGAGCTATGCATGTGGCCTTGCTGACTGCACTAGCCTCGGTTATGGGACATCTTGTGGAAACCTAGATGCTAGGGGAAACATTTCTTATGCCTTTAACAGTTATTTTCAGAAGAATAACCAGTTTGAAAAAGCCTGcgaatttccaaatgtttcagTTATAACGAAAACGGATCCCACCCCTACGGTGGGAAATTGCAAATTTCCAATAATGATCCAGCCCTATTATGAATCTGCAGGACGGAGGTTTGGGTGTGGCCAGATGCCATTGCCTTTGGTTTCTGTTCTTCTCCTCCTATTGCTAACGGTTGTACAGCACTAATCGGGGGGCATCATTCTTCTGCAGGTTGATGAAAACTGTTGAGAGGTGTAGTTGAAGCTATGAATTTTGCTATCTATAAGGCAAACTGTGAATTTgtcttgtttattttatatgcaTCTGTATTTGTTAGGGTCGTGTCTTGCTTTCTTTTACTCCACTCTGCATCATGCTGGAATCTGAAACTTCTAATGCATCTTTTCTGATATTTTTCATGTAGATCTTTTTTTCCATTgaggtttatattttttacgttTGAGGTTAGGTCAAGTTTAGTTATTATTTGGGCAACAAAAAGGtggatttaatcatttttttaaacctTAGTTTCTGTAGCATTCAAAATgcaaatttagttttttttttttaatggttcAGAAAAGTTGGGTATTTACACTTCCAGGTTAGTGTTAATTTTTCATGGTTAAATATGTTGATTGGATATATCCACTTGGCCACAGTGacagttttcttttaattagaaTGTCCAATTGATGCATACTCTATATCTATTTATGATTTCAGTTATTgcttattaaatttaagtcgcTTTTAACTAGCTTTTAGCCTCAGAGGTCCAGGTTTTGGTACTCAATTGCAAGTCAGTTGCTAACCCCTTGGATAGTGTCACTGCACTGTTTTGTGAGTTTCGAACCCATCAAATCTTGGAGAgtgatttaaatgattttaatatgattttaaaacttccaaattaatttttttctcaatttttataattcttacaaagtttaaaattttaaagaattttttagatGATCACCTTGTTTTTGCTCTAATGTCATCTCTCACCTGTACCAGATGTCGGGATGTAACAAAAATGTTTGTggctgaaattttaaaaatgagttttgaaaatgaaaatacatgaaaattaacaattattttcattaaaagtattttgtaaaagtaaatgatgaaaataaaagattttaactataaattcaaatctaatctatgtaaactaaaaatatttttaagcaatttttaaatattaaatttcatatcatgatttgaataaaaatttattttatttttcatgtttccaatatagaaataaagttaccacacatttttttattattttaaaaaatttcttaacttctatttattaaatgtatctttcaatttttaaaaataggaaatgaaaataggttttaaatataaaaataaaagttattttagaaACTAAACTgagcataaatttaaattgtattaatataatttccgactaaattatcaaataaagttttttttttaattatggaaATAGGTcgattttttgaaaagttacgAGAATGGACTGTTTTTGATAAAACGCTTCTAGTTGGTGTCGTTTTTAAGGAAAACTCAAAAACGCTTCCAGCTGGAAGCGTTTTTCCGCTCTAACCAGTAAAGTGCTTCTAGCTCAGTGCATTTAACAAAAACGCATCTAGCTCAGCGCATTCCCACCCCCAAaggtgaaaaaagaaaaaactataaCCCCCTACTTACTAATTTCTCACATTTCTCTCTTaaatctctcaaatttctcaatCAACTCTCGAAAATCTCTCAAATtctctcttaaattttttactaaaatttatttctatctaaattctatttttattaatatttttaataaatattttttatgaatagtTTTTCGTGTTCTATATAATTTAGCAATGGTCGGATTTCTAATCCGTCTCGATAACAAGCACATCTTCGTCAATCAATTGTAAATGGtaagaataatttttaatcttgtttaattttttttatttcattgttatattttaacttaatattcttttttataatttttacctAAATAGGCAGAAGATCGAATTTAAAATGTCATATTCGTAATCTACccggtcctccatcaccgttgatcAAACCATACTTGAGGGAAGTCGATTTTTGGCACGTGGCCTTTGTAGGCCGGAGGTgtaagttggacccgaaactcataAGCGCGTTGGTggagaggtggagacccaagacacacacattccatcttccatgcaGCAAGTGTACTATCACTCTAGAGGACGTACATTTACAGTTGGGGTTACCTGTAGACAGGTCGGTAGTTACTAGGTTTGTTCAGTTTGCTGATTAGGGATTCGTATGTGGTGATCTTTTGGGTGCGGCTCCAAAGACAATTTACGGAGGTCATATCGAAATGGCTTGGATATGAAAAAATTTCATGGAGCTAGTTGAGGATTTGACTAAAGTCCAAATAAAACAATACGCTCGGGTGTACATCCTTTAGATCATTGGCGGTATCCTAGTGCCAGATAAGTCACGAAATCTCGTCTATCTAagggctgctgaaactcgtcgATTTTAGAGCAGTGGGCGAACTTAGTTGGGGTCTGCCGTGTTGGCGACATTGTACCGAGAGATGTGTTGAGTGACACAACCAGGAAAAATCAAAACGTATTCAACTGGAAGTATTTTCCAGGGAAAACTTAGAAAGCTGGAAGTATTTTACTGGTCAAAAGGGAAAAGCACTTCTAGCTGGAAGTGTTTTACTGAGTTTTCCTTGAAAACGACAACAGTTGaaagtgtttttattttattttataaaaaacggcctatttttataatttttaaaaaaaattggtctattttcgtaattttattaaaaaggactttatttggtaatttagtcataatttccTACtgtaatatgtaaaatataaaaaaaagagtttgtTAAGTCTTGTTATGACTAGTTTTCTAATTATGCAGTGtttgaaaagtacttttgaaaaatatgatttattaatttaaagtgTTTTTCGTTACTGTGAAGTGAAGATTTTCACTTTAGACATAATATtgggaattaaaaaataagttaaatggtaatttaaataatttaatataaatataaaatgtaaatacttttaagaaactaatataaatcatattagaaaaaaaagagagttttttttattaactttacatGCTCCTTGCTAAATGTTAAGTGAAAATGaggatattttagtaattttattgaaaagccAAAAACTTTTATCTTATTCTGATACGATATGGTTGTAAAACTGTTGGAATTTGTATAGGTTAAGCTGGTGTCCATTGGTGAAAATAAAGTAGatcattttctctcaaattcaaTTCATCTGCCACTTCCCTTTCTTTCACTTGCCCAATACTAATACACGAACATTTGCTTAGAACcagaaaataaacaattaagaTGGTTTAAGTTGACAATGTCAGCCTCCAAATACGTGAAGGCTAGCCAAAGGTGCCTTTCTTTGCTGGAGCAATGTCGGACAATGTCTCAAATCAAGCAGATGCACTCTCATCTCATCGTCTCAGCCAGTCGTTTGGACCCTTTTGCGGCCGGTAAAATCATTTCCCTCTTCGCTGTCTCTTCCAACGCTGATATCTCTCATGCTTACAAActctttctttctcttccaCACCGCACCACCTTTATTTGGAACACCATCATCAGAATTTTTGTGGAGAAAAACGAAAATGCCACCGCCCTTTCTTTATACAAAAACATGCTTCAAACTGGCTTCTTGCCCAACAACTACACCTTCTCTTTCGTTCTTCGAGCCTGCACTGACAATTCTCCTGTGGGCTTAGCTTCTCATGCTCAAGTGATTAAGTTGGGTTGGGAATCTTATGATTTTGTGCTAAACGGGTTGATCCATTTGTACGCCAATTGGAGCTCAGTGGAAGCAGCTCGTAAACTGTTTGATGTAAGTACTTGCAGAGATGTCATTACGTGGACCGCTTTGATTAATGGGTATGTCAAATCTGGCCACCTTGAGTTTGCAAGGGAACTGTTTGATCAAATGCCCGAAAGAAATGAAGTTTCATGGAGTGCAATGATTACTGGGTATGTGCATATGGGGATGTTTAGAGAGGCTTTGGAACTCTTTAATGATATGCAGCTTACTGGTCTTCGTCCAAATCATGCCGGGATCGTAGGAGCCCTCACTGCTTGTTCATATCTTGGATCTTTGGATCATGGAAGGTGGATCCATGCATATGTGGATAGAAATGGAACGGAGTTAGATAGGGTTTTAGGCACCGCCCTTGTTGACATGTATGCCAAGTGCGGCTGCATCGAGATAGCATGTTCGGTATTTGAAAAGATGCCAGATAAGGATGTATTTGCTTTTACTTCTTTGATTTCAGGCCTAGCTAATCATGGTCAAAGCGCAGATGCAATTCAGTTGTTTGGTAGGATGCAAAGTGAAAAGGTTATTCCTAATGAAGTTACTTTTATATGTGTCCTAAGCGCTTGTAGTCGAATGGGATTGGTGGATGAAGGGTTAAGAATCTTCAATTGCATGAGTGTGGTTTATGGTATTGAGCCAGGTGTCCAGCACTATGGTTGTATGGTAGATCTTTTAGGGAGAGCTGGTCTGCTTGAAGAGGCAAAGAGATTAGTAAGAGAGATGCCTATGGAACCTGACTCTTATGTGCTGGGTGCATTGCTCAATTCTTGTAGGGTGCATGGTGATGTTGAGTTGGGGAAGGAGACAGTTGAGAGCTTGGTTGAGCGAGGTCTCGACCATGGTGGGGTTCTTGTCCTGCTGTCTAACATGTATGCCTCTTCTAACCAATGGGATTGGGTAGTGAAGGTGAGGAAGGAGATGGGGGCTAAGAAGGTCAGCAAGGTACCAGGCTGTAGTTCGATTGAAATTGATGGCAGTGTGTCTGAATTCATTGCAGGAGACATGTCTTATTTGCGTGTGGAGGATGTCATGCTGGTTCTGTTAGGGATTGATAATCACTTGAAATTCCTTTTGCTTGCTGATGATAATACTAATTCCAATATGATCGCCTATTAAGTTGTAAATCAAGGGTCATAAGCACATTGCCCCCTTTCTGCTAGGAAACCAAGCCTTGCAGTGGTGTTTTTGTTATGATGCTGAATAAGGACCGGTAAAATGCAAATACGTCTGAATTTATCAATTTGCGTGACTGCAAAATAGACTATTTCTTTAAGTTTATATTCAAATAACTATAACTCTAATCAACATTAAAATTCATGATTGGACcgacaattaaaatatatcctAATAAATCTCACATAttataaaagggtaaattacaccaacagtcactcaaTTCTGGGGTAGCTGACAAAACAGTcgcatttgttttatttcaatcactttattttaaaaaaatggcaaaACAATCACTAATGTTATAAAAAAGTGATAAAACAGTTATTGATTAACAGTTTCCATTAAGACACTAGCAGGACAGCTGATGTGGCAAGTTAACTAGCTGATATGACCAGTTAACTTGCCACGTTGGTGAAGTAGCTGATGGGTCAAGGTTTGGGGTGGGTTTAGGGAAAAAATCTGAAGGGTTGGGTTGGTTTAGggcaaaacaacaaaaattgatTGTGATTAAGGggaggaggaaaagaaaagccGAAGAGCTTGATTCTCAGCAATGAAGCACATGGCTCAGTCGTCTACATTCCCCTTCTAAATACCTACTCTTCATCTCAAGATCCTTGACATACATTTTCTTCCTTTCCCTTGATCTCACAACTGCATCTCTATTTCTCAACTGTCTGAAAAAGAAACCATTCAAATCCATCAATTGAAGTAATACCATTTATTATCTTCAGTTTTGGGTATTTGCAAAATACTTGTgtttgtatgaaaattgggaAGATCAATCAATCTTTAAAAGTAAAACTAGATTGAGATTGAGTTCCTTAGGTAAGCCATTACACCTCTAcctcaaattaaacatgcaactaacaaaattgaaacaaaatgaagTTTCAAAGAACAATAAACAAATACGATAAATTGGGAATATCAATTTATACCTTTTCTGTTTCTTAGCAATGGGATTGTCTTTATCGACGTCGGTGTGGGTCTGGCTTTGTTTGTGCAAATCACCACTGTCGACGCCAACGATATCGCTACCGCTACAAGGAGGTGACTAGTAAATCGACCAAGAAATCATCATCAGGGACAAGTTGAGTCTCAACCATATGATCAAAATTATCATCCTCTATCAAAACCTTCTCGATCTCCTCGATCCACGAAGACAACGTTGGTTCTTCATCGGGATTCTGGGTCGAACAAGGTTGAGGAGGAGGTTTCGTTACCTGTTCTGGCTCATTATCTAAGATATCCCCGAAATCAAGTAAGTCAACCTCAAGAAAAAAGGTATCCCAATTGATTTCCTCCATGAAAACCCAAAGATTTATGAAAGGGGAAATTGAAGTCTAATAGAATTTACAGAGGAGGGAACATGTTTTCATCTGTTTTATCTTCAAGCATCtccattttttctcttctcattcttctttttctttttcttcttctcttcttatTCTACTGCATAAACCCTAAATTGCTGCTGATATGGTTGTTTAAATTGATGCTAACTGGCCAGCTGGATGGTTAATGACACCAAGCAAGCCGTCATCTGCCACGTCACTTTATCGTTACGTCTGTAACGGAAAATGACAAAAAGAACTGTTTTGTCACTTTTTAAAAGTTGTGTGACTGAAATGAAACCAATGTGATTGTTTTGTCAGCTactcaaaattgagtgattgttgatgtaatttaccctattataaaaattaaactaaaataaatataaaaacattcaCACATGGtcatgtcaaaaaaaaaaaaaaaacaaaaacaaatatagagcaacttaaaatatttatagtggTTGATGTGTTTTTTCCGTCACAAATGACAAGGAATGATAGGGAATATATAAACTTCACATTCTTGAAATCTTAAACTTGGATATTACAAAATGTACAAGTGAATGCAAGATTCTACTTAACTAATTTTGCaaagaattaataataatatcactataataaatctatcaattaatgataattttttgaatCACGCTTAAAATAATGGCACATGATATATTATAAATGcgatcaaaataaataatcgTCATTGAAGGTATAATTTAcgtaataattaaaatttttgaaatatatttggtgtcaaaatttacctttaaaaatatttggcGAAAAGTGTTTTTACGATAATTTTCATCGTCATTAATGTAAATTCTTATTAgtgatgaattgttttatttattttataatattatatttatatctttGTTAAAAGGTTTTGTTCATGACAATTTGATTTTTcgtatttataatataaatgatGACAGgttatttttgtcaaaaaaggTTTAATGTGACAAACACAACAAATTTTAACTCtctatttgtaacaccccttacctgaccCGATCGTCAGTCAAGGTATCgggatgtcacattcgttgctgAAGCAACTACAATCGCTCCAATTCAATTGAACATTTTTATTCATGTTGATAAGatcaaaatatgattaaaatattattcaaatactTATCCGAGCTTaatacgagcttacgaaagctcccATGGTGATTAGAGGTTgttaaaggaccaaaatgtGAAGTTCCAAACTATTGAGAGCTCATTGCGACTTAATGGATTCCACGTCGTGACATCGCTCACTGACTTGAGCTCATTGTGACCTCAAAGGTACCACATCGCGGCATGCACTCTGGCTCCAAGAAACCTATACAAGTTCAATTCATAACTCCACAAGCATGCTCCTatcaaccaattcaaccaaCATAACATTCTTTTGTGCAAAATTCCAACCTTAAACATTATCCAATTCAACTTAAAACAAcattgtcgaaaccttttttttatatttgaaaaaaaatgaaatggggatcgacttttaaaatgggagtcgtcaccaatcttttattgtggtgtgatcggctcaccttgaaaatgattttggtctgcgaaatttgagaaaacaggtttgggagtcggttacgcacgaggaagggttagcaccctcgttacacccaaaattggtaccgaatcgattgtttaatgtcttaatgtcaaaattttgaaaagattttaaaatacgatccttcgaAAAAAAActtgagtaaaatgaattgggtgatgagattcacttatttcaaagaaataaattgtcacacccagtaagttagagtgcgacattttaaattttcaaaattaagtttatctcttgacttttaaaacctatgcattttgagaaggatctccgattatttgggttaaatgagaaaatcaagacccagtaagttagggctcgatttcacaa
The Gossypium raimondii isolate GPD5lz chromosome 8, ASM2569854v1, whole genome shotgun sequence DNA segment above includes these coding regions:
- the LOC105790917 gene encoding glucan endo-1,3-beta-glucosidase 6: MGWITVTIRIVCLFTLLWSVNGIGVNWGTQASHLLPPDTVVRMLRENGIQKVKLFDADYGILKALGKTGIEVMVGIPNDMLASVGGSMKAAEKWVAKNVSEHISSNNVNIRYVAVGNEPFLETYNGSYLHITLPALSNIQSALIKAGIGSQVKVTVPLNADVYASSNTYPSGGDFRTDIFDPMLKIVKFLNDSNSPFTVNIYPFISLYTDSNFPVEYAFFDGNATPLNDGGTLYYNMFDANLDTLAHALQKNGFGNLPIIVGEIGWPTDGDRNANIEYARRFNQGFMSHISGGKGTPMRPVPIDAYLFSLIDEDEKSIDPGNFERHWGIFYFDGQVKYPLNLGTTNSGALIPAKGVQYLERKWCVMKPSAPLDDPQVAQSVSYACGLADCTSLGYGTSCGNLDARGNISYAFNSYFQKNNQFEKACEFPNVSVITKTDPTPTVGNCKFPIMIQPYYESAGRRFGCGQMPLPLVSVLLLLLLTVVQH
- the LOC105790916 gene encoding pentatricopeptide repeat-containing protein At5g66520 codes for the protein MSASKYVKASQRCLSLLEQCRTMSQIKQMHSHLIVSASRLDPFAAGKIISLFAVSSNADISHAYKLFLSLPHRTTFIWNTIIRIFVEKNENATALSLYKNMLQTGFLPNNYTFSFVLRACTDNSPVGLASHAQVIKLGWESYDFVLNGLIHLYANWSSVEAARKLFDVSTCRDVITWTALINGYVKSGHLEFARELFDQMPERNEVSWSAMITGYVHMGMFREALELFNDMQLTGLRPNHAGIVGALTACSYLGSLDHGRWIHAYVDRNGTELDRVLGTALVDMYAKCGCIEIACSVFEKMPDKDVFAFTSLISGLANHGQSADAIQLFGRMQSEKVIPNEVTFICVLSACSRMGLVDEGLRIFNCMSVVYGIEPGVQHYGCMVDLLGRAGLLEEAKRLVREMPMEPDSYVLGALLNSCRVHGDVELGKETVESLVERGLDHGGVLVLLSNMYASSNQWDWVVKVRKEMGAKKVSKVPGCSSIEIDGSVSEFIAGDMSYLRVEDVMLVLLGIDNHLKFLLLADDNTNSNMIAY